A window from Pseudomonas sp. Tri1 encodes these proteins:
- a CDS encoding amidohydrolase family protein: MKVIDLRCRPAYLHPFFGGVPGSPEHAVARWLNRRVGTRGPDDHFERSLTPQGFLAEVREAGLDKAVVVGRHTPGQHLPNERIHEIVHGHNELIGIGSVEPVLQGIEGALAEIDRAIDQLGLAGIDLEPGFAEPARHPDDALYWPIYEHLQKRGIPLFLMSGPTTPDPSYNDPARLAAVARAFPDLTIVVYHGYWPNVQQALGVAFRFENIHLVPDMYLFQPGSEGYVQAANGYLCEQLLFGSSYTFRPIRQSIEDALQLGLKDEVLEKFFHGNARRVLGLA, translated from the coding sequence ATGAAAGTCATCGACCTGCGTTGCCGCCCGGCCTACCTGCACCCCTTCTTCGGCGGCGTGCCAGGCTCGCCCGAACACGCCGTGGCGCGTTGGCTCAACCGACGTGTCGGCACCCGCGGCCCGGACGATCACTTCGAGCGTTCGCTGACCCCGCAGGGGTTTCTCGCCGAGGTGCGAGAGGCCGGACTGGACAAAGCCGTGGTAGTCGGCCGTCACACCCCAGGGCAGCACTTGCCGAACGAACGCATCCACGAAATCGTTCACGGCCACAACGAGTTGATCGGCATCGGCTCGGTAGAACCGGTACTGCAAGGCATCGAAGGCGCCCTGGCGGAAATCGACCGGGCGATCGACCAACTGGGCCTGGCCGGCATTGATCTGGAGCCGGGTTTCGCCGAGCCGGCCCGGCACCCCGACGACGCACTGTACTGGCCGATCTACGAACACCTGCAAAAGCGCGGTATCCCGCTATTCCTGATGAGCGGGCCAACCACACCGGACCCGAGCTACAACGACCCGGCGCGCCTGGCCGCCGTGGCTCGAGCGTTCCCGGACCTGACGATCGTCGTCTACCACGGCTACTGGCCCAACGTGCAGCAGGCCCTCGGTGTTGCGTTCCGCTTTGAAAACATTCACCTGGTGCCAGACATGTACCTGTTCCAACCGGGCAGCGAGGGTTACGTGCAGGCCGCCAACGGCTACCTCTGCGAGCAATTGCTGTTCGGCTCTTCCTACACGTTCCGACCGATTCGTCAGAGTATTGAGGATGCCCTGCAACTGGGGCTCAAGGACGAGGTGCTGGAGAAGTTCTTCCACGGTAACGCGCGCAGGGTATTGGGGCTGGCCTGA
- a CDS encoding branched-chain amino acid ABC transporter permease, giving the protein MNFFLETLIGGLLAGTMYSLVAIGFVLIYKASGVFNFAQGAMLLFAALTFVSLHEQGVPFALALALTVLVMIVGALLIERLVLRPLVNRSQITLFMATLGLSFVIEGLAQGLMGAQVRALDLGIEDVPLFIGEIMISQFDLIAAGVSALLVAVLALLFNKTRIGVALRAVADDTRAALSLGINLNRIWQIVWAVAGVVGLVAGLLWGARQGVQFSLSLVVLKALPVLIIGGFTSIGGAIVGGLIVGAAENLAEAYIGPLIGGGITPWFAYFLALIFLYIRPAGLFGDRTIERV; this is encoded by the coding sequence ATGAACTTCTTCCTGGAAACCCTGATCGGCGGGCTGTTGGCTGGCACCATGTATTCATTGGTGGCCATCGGCTTCGTGCTGATCTACAAGGCCAGCGGCGTGTTCAACTTCGCTCAGGGCGCCATGTTGCTGTTCGCCGCTCTGACCTTCGTCAGCCTGCACGAACAGGGCGTCCCCTTCGCCCTGGCATTGGCCCTGACAGTGCTGGTGATGATCGTTGGCGCACTGCTGATCGAGCGCCTGGTGCTGCGGCCGTTGGTCAATCGCTCGCAGATTACCCTGTTCATGGCCACCCTCGGCCTGTCATTCGTCATCGAAGGCTTGGCCCAAGGACTGATGGGCGCTCAGGTGCGTGCGTTGGACCTGGGTATCGAGGACGTCCCGTTGTTCATCGGTGAGATCATGATCAGTCAGTTCGACCTGATCGCTGCCGGGGTGTCTGCGCTGCTGGTGGCGGTGCTGGCCTTGCTGTTCAACAAGACCCGTATCGGTGTTGCCCTGCGCGCGGTGGCCGACGATACCCGTGCGGCGCTGTCACTGGGTATCAACCTTAACCGTATCTGGCAGATCGTCTGGGCTGTGGCCGGGGTGGTCGGGCTGGTTGCCGGGCTGCTCTGGGGCGCGCGCCAGGGCGTGCAGTTCTCGCTTTCGCTGGTTGTGCTCAAGGCGTTGCCGGTGTTGATCATCGGCGGTTTCACCTCGATTGGCGGGGCCATCGTTGGCGGGCTGATCGTCGGTGCTGCGGAGAATCTCGCCGAGGCCTATATCGGTCCGCTGATCGGCGGTGGCATTACGCCCTGGTTCGCTTATTTCCTCGCCCTGATTTTCCTCTACATCCGTCCGGCCGGCCTGTTCGGCGACCGGACCATCGAACGGGTATGA
- a CDS encoding AMP-binding protein, giving the protein MSVYELNASPPELVADDALGALQRWARERPTQIALRHRRLGLWKAWRWIDVQREVERVCDGLRQQGFVPGARLALSGAFEPSLLILALAARQLGGHSVVIGRDSRGEDLQRQLRLARPAFAFVQRRESVSHWLHSGLDEQWPLRLYSAQANATSSGLWQVQSLSELFVGGAPTTQRQGWTQVAGDEVVWVDEGTEWRDGLAHLFSRWLQRGEALAFPETRESASRDRREIAPTALLLSAARVESLAAEIEARLPLPGSWRRRLCEWTLDDPRRGLRRWLKARVRHLLGFERLRRIEVPSVPADAVLHGPARQSWLQEYLERAA; this is encoded by the coding sequence ATGAGCGTCTACGAACTCAATGCTTCACCGCCCGAGCTGGTGGCCGACGACGCCCTGGGGGCATTGCAGCGCTGGGCCAGGGAGCGCCCGACGCAGATCGCCCTGCGCCATCGGCGCCTCGGCCTCTGGAAGGCCTGGCGTTGGATCGATGTGCAGCGCGAGGTCGAGCGTGTTTGCGATGGTTTGCGCCAGCAGGGCTTTGTCCCTGGCGCGCGACTGGCGCTCAGTGGTGCCTTCGAGCCGAGCCTGCTGATTCTGGCGCTGGCCGCCCGCCAGCTTGGCGGACACAGCGTGGTGATCGGCCGCGACAGCCGTGGCGAGGACCTGCAGCGCCAGTTGCGCCTGGCCCGCCCGGCGTTCGCCTTCGTCCAGCGTCGCGAAAGTGTCTCGCACTGGCTGCACAGCGGCCTCGACGAGCAGTGGCCGCTGCGCCTGTACTCGGCCCAGGCCAATGCCACGAGCAGTGGCCTGTGGCAGGTGCAGTCGCTGTCGGAACTGTTTGTCGGTGGGGCACCGACGACGCAGCGTCAGGGTTGGACGCAGGTCGCCGGAGATGAGGTGGTGTGGGTCGATGAAGGCACCGAATGGCGCGACGGCCTGGCCCACTTGTTCAGTCGCTGGCTGCAGCGTGGCGAAGCCCTGGCGTTTCCGGAAACCCGCGAGTCGGCCAGCCGTGATCGGCGCGAGATCGCCCCGACCGCCTTGCTGCTGTCGGCTGCGCGAGTCGAATCGCTGGCGGCGGAAATCGAAGCTCGCCTGCCACTTCCAGGCAGTTGGCGACGCCGCCTGTGCGAGTGGACCCTGGATGATCCGCGGCGTGGCCTGCGACGCTGGCTCAAGGCGCGGGTGCGGCACCTGCTGGGCTTTGAGCGGCTGCGCCGGATCGAGGTGCCGAGCGTTCCCGCAGACGCGGTGCTGCATGGCCCGGCGCGTCAATCGTGGTTGCAAGAGTACCTGGAGCGCGCGGCATGA
- the ssuD gene encoding FMNH2-dependent alkanesulfonate monooxygenase, with the protein MSLDIFWFLPTSGDTRYLGHSSSGRPATNAYMRQIAVAADQLGYDGLLIPTGASCLDPWVTAASLVPVTQRIKLLVALRTSLGNPTASARQAASLDQASGGRLLLNVVPGGDATELEADGVFLTHDERYNASDEFLTIWRRLLQGETVDFDGKHLKVRGAQNFFAPVQQPHPPLYFGGSSEAAHELAAKHVDAYLTWGEPPAAVAEKIADVRARAARHGRSVRFGVRLHVIVRETSEAAWAAADELISHLDDATIAAAQANYGKMDSEGQRRMAALHGGDRNKLEVAPNLWAGVGLVRGGAGTALVGDPQTVAARLLEYADLGVDSFVLSGYPHLEEAYRFAELVFPLLPGKGKVTVEGAFTGGAFDVRAGKEKVA; encoded by the coding sequence ATGAGCCTGGATATTTTCTGGTTCCTTCCCACCTCCGGCGACACTCGTTATCTGGGACACTCCAGCAGTGGCCGACCGGCGACCAATGCCTACATGCGCCAAATCGCCGTGGCCGCCGATCAGCTCGGCTATGACGGCCTGCTGATCCCTACCGGCGCCAGTTGTCTGGATCCCTGGGTGACCGCCGCCAGCCTGGTTCCGGTGACCCAGCGCATCAAGCTGCTGGTGGCCCTGCGCACCTCCCTGGGCAACCCCACTGCCTCGGCGCGCCAGGCCGCCAGCCTGGATCAGGCCAGTGGTGGCCGCCTGCTGCTCAACGTCGTACCGGGCGGCGACGCCACCGAACTGGAAGCCGACGGTGTGTTCCTCACGCACGACGAACGCTATAACGCCTCCGATGAATTCCTGACCATCTGGCGCCGCCTGCTCCAGGGCGAAACCGTCGACTTCGACGGCAAGCACCTGAAAGTGCGGGGCGCCCAGAACTTCTTCGCACCCGTGCAACAACCTCACCCGCCACTGTACTTCGGCGGTTCATCAGAGGCCGCCCACGAATTGGCGGCCAAGCATGTGGATGCCTACCTGACCTGGGGCGAACCACCGGCTGCCGTGGCCGAGAAAATTGCCGATGTGCGGGCCCGTGCCGCCAGGCATGGCCGCAGCGTGCGCTTCGGCGTGCGTCTGCATGTGATCGTGCGGGAAACCAGCGAAGCCGCCTGGGCCGCTGCCGACGAGCTGATCAGCCACCTGGACGATGCCACCATCGCTGCGGCCCAGGCCAACTACGGCAAAATGGATTCCGAAGGCCAGCGGCGCATGGCTGCGTTGCATGGCGGCGACCGCAACAAGCTGGAAGTGGCTCCCAATCTGTGGGCCGGTGTCGGCCTGGTACGTGGCGGTGCCGGTACCGCACTGGTCGGCGATCCGCAAACCGTCGCCGCTCGTTTGCTCGAATACGCCGACCTGGGTGTCGACAGCTTCGTACTCTCGGGCTACCCACACCTGGAAGAGGCCTACCGCTTCGCCGAACTGGTGTTCCCGCTGTTGCCGGGCAAGGGCAAGGTCACCGTCGAAGGTGCCTTCACCGGCGGCGCCTTCGACGTTCGCGCGGGCAAGGAGAAAGTCGCATGA
- a CDS encoding ABC transporter ATP-binding protein: MAIATLPVTESHELLAVEDIEVIYDGAILAVAGVSLRVGQGDIVALLGANGAGKSTTLKAISGLVQADRAQVSRGHIRFLGRDTAGVAANVLAHQGIVHVLEGRHVFAHLTVEENLRSGGFLRKPTRRELEQDLERIYAWFPRLKTKRKTQAGLTSGGEQQMLAIGRALMTKPRLVLLDEPSMGLAPILVEEIFAIVAQLNAQEGVSFLVAEQNINVALRHARYAYILENGRVVGEGDAAELAAREDIQHFYLGGKAG, encoded by the coding sequence ATGGCCATTGCGACCCTTCCTGTCACTGAGAGCCACGAGTTGCTGGCGGTGGAAGACATCGAAGTGATCTACGACGGCGCGATTCTCGCCGTGGCCGGGGTATCCCTGCGGGTTGGGCAGGGCGATATCGTCGCGCTGCTCGGCGCCAACGGGGCAGGCAAGAGCACCACCCTCAAGGCCATCTCCGGGCTGGTTCAGGCCGACCGGGCGCAAGTCAGCCGTGGACACATCCGCTTCCTGGGTCGGGATACCGCCGGTGTTGCGGCCAATGTGTTGGCACACCAGGGTATCGTCCATGTGCTGGAGGGCCGGCATGTGTTCGCTCACCTGACCGTCGAGGAGAACCTGCGCAGCGGCGGTTTCCTGCGCAAACCGACGCGACGGGAGCTGGAGCAGGATCTGGAGCGTATCTATGCCTGGTTCCCGCGTTTGAAGACCAAACGCAAGACCCAGGCCGGGCTGACCTCGGGCGGCGAGCAGCAGATGCTTGCCATCGGCCGGGCGCTGATGACCAAGCCTCGACTGGTGCTGCTCGACGAACCCTCGATGGGCCTGGCGCCGATCCTCGTCGAGGAGATCTTCGCCATCGTCGCGCAGCTCAATGCCCAGGAGGGCGTGAGCTTTCTGGTGGCTGAGCAGAACATCAACGTCGCCCTGCGCCACGCCCGCTACGCCTACATCCTGGAGAACGGTCGAGTGGTGGGTGAGGGCGACGCCGCGGAGCTGGCGGCGCGGGAAGACATCCAGCATTTCTATCTAGGCGGCAAGGCCGGTTGA
- a CDS encoding ABC transporter ATP-binding protein, translated as MSALLEVRNVSLSFRGVKAISDLSFSVKLGEICALIGPNGAGKSSLLNILNGVYRADAGQLFFAAEPLRRPHPLKAARLGIGRTFQNNALFKKMSVVDNLLTGLSRFQRTFFLEQALGLPRARREARAFAERAERVLEFLELQAWRDVAVGSLAYGLQKRVELGRALIAQPTLLLLDEPMAGMNAEEKQEMSRFIADINRDLGTTVILIEHDIQVVMGLSSHVVVLDYGRKVGDGTPAEVQANPEVIAAYLGTPHS; from the coding sequence ATGAGTGCGCTGCTGGAGGTGCGCAACGTGTCGCTGTCGTTCAGGGGCGTGAAAGCGATTTCCGATCTCTCGTTCAGCGTAAAGCTTGGCGAGATCTGCGCGCTGATCGGGCCGAACGGCGCGGGCAAGAGTTCGCTGCTGAACATCCTCAACGGCGTCTACCGGGCCGATGCCGGCCAGTTGTTCTTCGCCGCCGAGCCGTTGCGCCGCCCGCATCCGCTGAAGGCGGCGCGGCTCGGTATCGGCCGGACATTCCAGAACAACGCGCTGTTCAAGAAAATGAGCGTGGTGGACAACCTGCTCACCGGCCTGTCGCGCTTCCAGCGGACGTTTTTTCTCGAACAGGCTTTAGGCCTGCCGCGCGCGCGGCGTGAGGCACGCGCTTTCGCCGAGCGTGCCGAGCGGGTGCTGGAGTTCCTCGAATTGCAAGCCTGGCGCGACGTCGCTGTGGGCAGCCTGGCCTACGGCTTGCAGAAGCGCGTGGAGCTGGGCCGGGCGTTGATCGCGCAGCCGACCCTGCTATTGCTCGACGAACCGATGGCCGGCATGAACGCCGAGGAGAAACAGGAGATGAGCCGTTTCATCGCCGATATCAATCGCGACCTCGGCACCACAGTGATTCTCATCGAACACGACATCCAGGTGGTCATGGGCCTGTCCAGCCATGTGGTGGTGCTGGACTATGGACGCAAGGTCGGCGATGGCACGCCGGCCGAAGTCCAGGCCAATCCCGAGGTGATCGCCGCTTACCTGGGGACGCCGCACTCATGA
- a CDS encoding SfnB family sulfur acquisition oxidoreductase: MTHSLSSNLPEQARPVPRSPAHIIRSDAEAIEVAQRLAEDFAREAALRDRERRLPWEEIERFSASGLWAIRVPKAYGGAEVSYATLSEVIAIISAADPSLGQLPQNHFGVLSNLSLTGSEEQKRRYYAKVLQGHRFGNAFSEARSQYVTTFQTQIRFDGDTAVLDGEKAYCTGALFAHIVPVAGVDEAGRVHIALVPRDAAGLTVIDSWDGFGQRITASGQVRIEGVRVPASDVVPAWKAYDQPTSDGPISQIIQAAVDTGIARGAFAETLRVARQSRPWVDSGLQHGWQDPLGQALIGELAWRLQAAEAILRRAAQAVDRAVAEPNEERVAEASVIVGQAKVLSTEISLEASSRLLELGGTRSVSASQGLDRFWRNARTHTLHDPVRWKYHLVGNQLLNGIKPQRHSWN; encoded by the coding sequence ATGACCCACTCACTGTCTTCCAATCTGCCCGAGCAGGCCCGCCCGGTGCCTCGGAGCCCAGCCCATATCATCCGTAGCGACGCCGAAGCCATCGAAGTGGCGCAGCGCCTGGCCGAGGATTTCGCCCGCGAGGCGGCCTTGCGCGACCGTGAACGACGGCTGCCCTGGGAGGAAATCGAACGCTTTTCCGCGAGTGGCCTGTGGGCGATCCGCGTACCGAAGGCATACGGTGGCGCCGAGGTGTCCTATGCCACCCTCAGCGAAGTGATCGCGATCATTTCCGCTGCCGATCCATCCCTCGGCCAGTTACCGCAGAACCATTTCGGCGTGCTCAGCAACCTCAGCCTGACCGGCAGTGAGGAGCAAAAACGCCGCTATTACGCCAAAGTGCTGCAGGGTCACCGCTTCGGCAATGCCTTTTCCGAGGCGCGCAGCCAGTACGTCACCACCTTCCAGACGCAGATCCGCTTCGACGGCGACACAGCTGTACTCGACGGCGAAAAGGCCTACTGCACCGGTGCGCTGTTCGCCCACATCGTGCCGGTCGCCGGGGTGGACGAAGCGGGCCGCGTCCATATCGCCCTCGTTCCACGCGATGCCGCAGGCCTGACGGTGATCGACAGTTGGGACGGTTTCGGCCAGCGCATCACCGCCAGCGGCCAGGTGCGCATCGAAGGCGTGCGGGTGCCGGCGAGCGATGTGGTGCCGGCCTGGAAGGCCTATGACCAACCCACCTCCGACGGTCCGATCTCGCAGATCATCCAGGCGGCAGTCGACACCGGCATCGCCCGGGGCGCTTTCGCCGAGACGTTGCGCGTAGCGCGCCAGTCGCGGCCCTGGGTTGACAGCGGGCTGCAACACGGTTGGCAGGACCCACTCGGCCAAGCGCTGATCGGCGAGCTGGCCTGGCGCCTGCAAGCGGCCGAAGCGATTTTGCGGCGCGCGGCGCAGGCGGTTGACCGTGCCGTCGCCGAACCCAACGAGGAACGTGTTGCTGAAGCCTCGGTGATCGTCGGCCAGGCCAAGGTGTTGTCCACTGAGATTTCCCTGGAGGCCTCCAGCCGTCTGTTGGAGTTGGGCGGCACCCGCAGCGTCTCGGCCAGCCAGGGGTTGGACCGGTTCTGGCGCAATGCGCGGACCCACACCCTACACGATCCGGTGCGCTGGAAATACCACCTGGTCGGCAACCAGCTTCTCAACGGCATCAAGCCGCAACGTCATTCCTGGAACTGA
- a CDS encoding branched-chain amino acid ABC transporter permease — translation MTAIVPRLSASFDEAPLTLVRRRWSPGLLLLLLVAFVGLPWLGNDYWLNAILIPFLVLSLAGLGLNLLTGYAGQTSVGAAGFMAVGAFATYGLLLRVPGLSLPLALLGGGLIAGLVGLLFGIPSSRIKGFYLMVTTLAAQFFLEWVFAKFPWFYNYASSGTISAPHLELFGHNLTTPLGRYLLTLACVVLLTWVAVNLVRSQVGRNWMAIRDMDTAAAVIGIPVERYKRLAFAVSSFYLGIAGALWAFAYLGTASAGSFDINRSFQILFIIIIGGMGSIAGSFIGAAFISLTPILLSHAGQWLFNGNVDAGQLQNLQKVLFGGLIIWFLIKEPEGLVRLLGDLRERFRVWPLRF, via the coding sequence ATGACCGCTATTGTTCCGCGCCTGAGTGCCAGCTTCGATGAAGCGCCGTTGACCCTGGTGCGTCGGCGCTGGTCGCCGGGCCTGCTGTTGCTATTGCTGGTGGCCTTTGTCGGGCTGCCCTGGTTGGGCAACGACTATTGGCTCAACGCCATCCTGATTCCTTTCCTGGTGCTGTCGCTGGCCGGCCTCGGTCTGAACCTGCTGACCGGCTACGCCGGGCAGACATCGGTAGGCGCCGCCGGCTTCATGGCGGTGGGCGCCTTTGCCACCTACGGCCTGCTGCTGCGCGTGCCGGGATTGTCGTTACCGCTGGCACTGCTCGGTGGCGGCCTGATCGCCGGGCTGGTGGGACTACTGTTTGGCATCCCCAGTTCGCGGATCAAGGGCTTCTACCTGATGGTCACTACGCTCGCCGCGCAGTTCTTCCTGGAGTGGGTGTTCGCCAAGTTTCCCTGGTTCTACAACTACGCCTCGTCCGGCACCATCAGCGCACCGCACCTGGAACTGTTCGGCCACAACCTGACCACCCCACTGGGTCGCTACCTGTTGACCCTGGCCTGCGTAGTGCTGTTGACCTGGGTGGCGGTCAACCTGGTGCGCAGCCAGGTCGGTCGCAACTGGATGGCGATCCGCGACATGGATACCGCTGCCGCGGTGATCGGCATTCCTGTGGAGCGCTACAAGCGCCTGGCCTTCGCTGTCAGTTCCTTTTACCTGGGAATCGCCGGGGCACTCTGGGCCTTCGCCTACCTGGGTACGGCCAGTGCCGGCAGTTTCGATATCAACCGTTCGTTCCAGATTCTGTTCATCATCATTATCGGTGGCATGGGCAGTATCGCCGGCAGCTTCATCGGCGCCGCCTTCATCAGCCTCACGCCGATCCTGCTCAGTCATGCCGGGCAATGGTTGTTCAACGGCAATGTCGACGCCGGGCAACTGCAGAACCTGCAGAAGGTGCTTTTCGGCGGCCTGATCATCTGGTTCCTGATCAAGGAGCCGGAGGGGCTGGTACGCCTGCTCGGCGACCTGCGCGAACGTTTCCGGGTCTGGCCGCTGCGGTTCTGA
- a CDS encoding ABC transporter substrate-binding protein yields MHKTLHRFLLASLFVFGAQALLPATTQAAGNQQFIPMATYRVGAYASSGIPWWAGEIDYFRYINEVEGGINGVKLVWQECETEWNVDRIVECYERYKGGLDGAPTAFFFTHSTPGSYALMEKGAADRIPLIDGAGGRTESTDGSVFPYAFPLLLNYYGQASVGINYIAEREGGFDKLKGKKIVTVYHDSAYGRETQAPMTLLAQKYGFENIQIPVADPGNEQSAQWRQVRQIKPDWVFLRTWGVSTPVGIKTAARFGIPVDHLIGDVWAGSEADVIPAGTAAKGYQALAPFPGGDGFEIHKRLRQSILDTGKSDLKDHSYFGKVYYNIGLINAAIAVEALRTAQAKFGNRPLNGEEARWGFEHLDIDAARLKASGFEGLLPPLKLSCSDHEGGGAARVQQWDGEKWVLLTDWVQADRATLRPLIEAKSAAYAKEKGITPRDCASEQ; encoded by the coding sequence ATGCATAAAACCTTGCATCGCTTCCTGCTCGCCAGTCTTTTCGTATTCGGGGCCCAGGCCCTGCTGCCGGCCACCACCCAGGCCGCTGGCAACCAGCAGTTCATTCCTATGGCCACTTACCGGGTTGGCGCCTACGCTTCCAGCGGCATCCCCTGGTGGGCTGGGGAAATCGACTATTTCCGTTATATCAACGAGGTGGAGGGCGGCATCAACGGCGTCAAGCTGGTCTGGCAGGAATGCGAGACCGAGTGGAACGTCGACCGCATCGTCGAGTGCTATGAACGCTACAAGGGCGGGCTCGACGGCGCTCCAACAGCGTTCTTCTTCACCCATAGCACGCCGGGTTCCTATGCGCTGATGGAGAAAGGCGCGGCGGATCGGATCCCGCTGATCGACGGCGCCGGCGGGCGTACCGAATCCACCGATGGCAGCGTGTTTCCCTATGCCTTTCCATTGTTGCTCAATTACTACGGCCAGGCCTCGGTAGGCATCAACTACATCGCCGAGCGCGAGGGCGGTTTCGACAAGCTCAAGGGCAAGAAGATCGTTACGGTCTACCACGATTCTGCCTACGGCCGGGAAACCCAGGCGCCGATGACCTTGCTGGCGCAGAAGTACGGTTTCGAGAACATCCAGATTCCGGTAGCCGATCCTGGCAATGAGCAGTCCGCGCAATGGCGTCAGGTGCGCCAGATCAAACCGGACTGGGTATTCCTGCGCACCTGGGGTGTTTCCACCCCGGTGGGGATCAAGACCGCCGCAAGATTCGGCATCCCGGTAGATCACCTCATTGGCGATGTCTGGGCCGGTTCCGAGGCCGATGTGATTCCGGCCGGTACGGCCGCCAAGGGTTACCAGGCGCTTGCGCCGTTTCCGGGTGGCGACGGTTTCGAGATCCACAAGCGCTTGCGCCAGTCGATCCTCGACACCGGCAAGAGCGACCTCAAGGACCACAGCTACTTCGGCAAGGTCTACTACAACATCGGCCTGATCAATGCGGCCATCGCCGTCGAGGCGCTGCGCACGGCCCAGGCCAAGTTCGGCAACCGTCCGCTCAACGGCGAAGAAGCGCGCTGGGGCTTCGAACACCTGGACATCGATGCCGCGCGGCTCAAGGCCAGTGGTTTCGAAGGCCTGCTGCCGCCGCTGAAACTGTCCTGCTCCGACCATGAGGGGGGTGGTGCGGCGCGCGTGCAGCAATGGGATGGCGAGAAATGGGTGCTGCTGACCGACTGGGTCCAGGCCGACCGCGCCACTTTGCGTCCATTGATCGAAGCCAAATCCGCCGCCTACGCCAAGGAAAAGGGCATCACCCCACGTGACTGCGCCAGCGAACAGTGA
- a CDS encoding ABC transporter substrate-binding protein, translating into MHATLKRSVAAIGLALGFCTVLTTAAQAANEQFFPLATYRVGAYASSGIPVWAGMIDYLRYINEVEGGINGVKLVWQECETEWTAEKGIECYERFKNGLNGAPVAVYQPNGAPAAYALAEKAEADRIPLITLGYGRTEATDGRVFPYNFPVMLTFYSEASAFINYVAEREGGLDKLKGKKIATVYHDSAYGRETQGPLALLAQKYGFENIQIPVADPGNEQAGQWRQVRQIKPDWVFLRTWGVSTPVAIKTAARFGYPVERIVGDIWASSNEDVLPAGEAGKGYLALTPYPGGADFDIHQRIRQYILDTGKSDLKDPKSFGSVYYNSGLVNAAIAVEAIRTGQKHFGNRPLNGEEGRWGLEHLDLNDARLKEIGFLGLMQPLKLSCSDHEGGGAAKVQQWDGQQWKLITDWVQADRATLRPLIDAKAAEYAKEKGVTARDCATQ; encoded by the coding sequence ATGCATGCAACCCTGAAACGTAGCGTCGCCGCCATTGGCCTGGCCCTTGGCTTCTGCACGGTGCTGACAACGGCTGCCCAGGCAGCCAATGAACAGTTCTTTCCACTGGCCACCTACCGGGTCGGTGCCTATGCCTCCAGCGGCATCCCGGTCTGGGCCGGAATGATCGACTACCTGCGCTACATCAACGAAGTGGAAGGCGGGATCAACGGCGTCAAGCTGGTCTGGCAGGAGTGCGAGACCGAATGGACGGCTGAGAAGGGCATCGAATGCTACGAACGCTTCAAGAACGGCCTCAATGGCGCACCAGTGGCGGTCTACCAGCCCAACGGCGCACCGGCTGCCTATGCCCTCGCGGAGAAGGCCGAAGCCGACCGGATTCCATTGATCACCCTAGGCTATGGCCGTACCGAGGCCACCGACGGCAGGGTGTTCCCCTACAATTTTCCGGTCATGCTGACCTTCTACAGCGAGGCCTCGGCGTTCATCAATTACGTGGCCGAGCGCGAGGGTGGGTTGGACAAGCTCAAGGGCAAGAAGATTGCCACGGTCTACCACGACTCGGCCTACGGCCGGGAAACCCAGGGACCGCTGGCGTTGCTGGCGCAGAAGTACGGCTTTGAGAATATCCAGATTCCGGTGGCTGACCCGGGTAACGAGCAGGCCGGGCAGTGGCGCCAGGTGCGCCAAATCAAGCCGGATTGGGTGTTCCTGCGTACCTGGGGCGTGTCCACGCCGGTGGCGATCAAGACCGCGGCACGTTTCGGCTACCCGGTGGAGCGCATCGTCGGCGATATCTGGGCCAGTTCCAACGAAGACGTGTTGCCGGCTGGCGAGGCAGGCAAGGGCTACCTGGCACTGACGCCCTATCCGGGCGGCGCGGACTTCGACATCCACCAGCGCATCCGTCAGTACATCCTCGATACCGGCAAGAGCGACCTCAAGGATCCGAAGAGCTTCGGTAGCGTGTACTACAACTCCGGCCTGGTGAATGCCGCCATTGCCGTCGAAGCGATCCGCACCGGGCAGAAGCACTTCGGCAACCGCCCGCTCAATGGTGAGGAGGGGCGCTGGGGCCTGGAGCACCTCGACCTCAATGATGCGCGCCTCAAGGAAATCGGCTTCCTGGGGTTGATGCAGCCGCTGAAGCTGTCATGCAGCGACCACGAGGGCGGCGGTGCCGCGAAGGTCCAACAGTGGGATGGCCAGCAATGGAAGCTGATCACCGATTGGGTCCAGGCCGACCGCGCCACATTACGCCCACTGATCGACGCCAAGGCGGCCGAGTATGCGAAAGAGAAGGGCGTGACCGCCCGCGATTGTGCAACGCAGTAG